TGACGCAGTGCCGGCAACGCTCGCCCAGGGCTCGCGTCGCGTCGTCGTCGAACGTAGCATTCCCAATGCTTCGCCGCTGATCGGCACACGGCTTTCCGAGTGTCTAGCCCGCTTCGCTATAAAACCGCACGCGCTGATCCGTGACGGCAATTTCGTGTTTGGCCCGCTCGACCAGTCGATGATCAGCGCGGGCGACGTGCTGCTTGCCGAAGGCGCCGATGACATCTTTGCCGGCCTTGCCGCCGCACAGGCCCTGGTGGCCGATGCCCATCTGCATGGTCAGCCGCCAGATTTTACCCGGGTTGAAACTGTCGTCATGCCCGAAAGCACGCTGGTGGGTTCGCGCGTCAGCTCGCTCGAAGTCTTCCACCATCGCGGCATCGCAGTCACTGCTCTTTCCATGCGCACACCGCGCATCGAAGGCCGCTTTCTCGATCTGCAACTGTCGATCGGCGATATATTGACGCTGGAAGGGCCACGTACGGCAATCGCCGAAGCGCTGGAGGAAAGCGAGTGCCTGCCGCTTGCTCCGACAGCTTCAGCCGAACCGGCCCTCCTCACCTGGCGGCCTTTCGCATTATTTGCCTGCGGCGTCGCGGCGTCGGCGGCGGGCCTGCATCCCGAGGTTGCTTTTGCGGGTGTCGTCCTCGTCCTCGCTTTGCTCAATCATCTCAATATCCGCCAGGCGATGGCCGACCTCAACTGGCCGATCATCATCATGCTCGCGGCGATGATTCCGATCGGTCGGGCCGTGGCTAACACCGGGGCGGCCGAAGCGATTGCCGGCTGGCTGAGCCTCATCGTGCCGGTTAACCATCCACTTTCCGGCATCGCCCTCATGCTCTTCCTCGCGATGGCGCTGACGCCCTTCGTCAACAACGCGACGGTCGCAATCGTGCTCGCCCCGATCGCACTCGAATTTGCAAAGATCGGGCGGCACGCACCGGACGCCTATCTGATCGCGGTCGCCGTCGGAGCCTCGCTCGATTTTCTGACGCCCTTCGGCCATCACAACAACACGCTGGCGATGGGCATCGGCGGCTACCGCTTCAGCGACTTCCTGCGGGCCGGCTGGCTGCTTGCCGTAGCAACTTACGGCCTCTCTCTGTTTCTTCTGGCTCTGTTCTGGCTGTGATGCGATACTTCGGCTCGGCTTGACTTCGCCGGTAATGAAACTAGAGCAGGAAGCCATCAGCCAAATACAAGGACAGTCGAGCGCCGTGCGAATCCTCTCCGAAGCCCATTTCCCGGAACTGCCGAACTACTATCGCGGCAAGGTGCGCGAGAACTACGACCTTCCCGACGGACGCCGCA
This DNA window, taken from Rhizobium etli CFN 42, encodes the following:
- a CDS encoding SLC13 family permease — protein: MSFEQASLLILLLAMLVLFSLERIRIEVTAIAGLLAGYALGLYPADHIFAGFASPVVITVVEILLIVQVLARAKLFDNLAARVAAARPSNFKVISGASSLAAFLSIFMNNIGAFAITLPVALRLGVALSVPRRQLVMPISFAALLGGLVSLIGTPANLLVSDALARTSGAGFHFFDFSYVGLPVAIAGILLIAVRVRYLFPEPDAVPATLAQGSRRVVVERSIPNASPLIGTRLSECLARFAIKPHALIRDGNFVFGPLDQSMISAGDVLLAEGADDIFAGLAAAQALVADAHLHGQPPDFTRVETVVMPESTLVGSRVSSLEVFHHRGIAVTALSMRTPRIEGRFLDLQLSIGDILTLEGPRTAIAEALEESECLPLAPTASAEPALLTWRPFALFACGVAASAAGLHPEVAFAGVVLVLALLNHLNIRQAMADLNWPIIIMLAAMIPIGRAVANTGAAEAIAGWLSLIVPVNHPLSGIALMLFLAMALTPFVNNATVAIVLAPIALEFAKIGRHAPDAYLIAVAVGASLDFLTPFGHHNNTLAMGIGGYRFSDFLRAGWLLAVATYGLSLFLLALFWL